Proteins from one Coregonus clupeaformis isolate EN_2021a chromosome 29, ASM2061545v1, whole genome shotgun sequence genomic window:
- the LOC123482189 gene encoding atrophin-1-like — protein sequence MKTRTHKESMPMRSGRRRGGSNEERRGRRPHPSPSRAERNDRQTQRAAGEELAVSRFNHRSQGHDSSESEGEELVPPPKRQKVQDSSSATNPPTSTHSTDSTPPTIPPPPSAPRQSRDSDNEDGQSQGSRSSVVGSLANSLSSSLSSGRDIDQDNRSSSPSLSASPPASLDSDSDGPDSPKQGEGEREKRKEGGVGKTGGEERRAAREGRGEESCGDGERKDGGMEDSPSLKLPSSSSSSCAPVPSLRGAGDSANDSNSGRKSYFSQDSKLVSKMEYGPASADTVHGGNRMNSKAKVQCVTKTTVAGGDYPHGNPNIPHPPPPPLPPPPALKPLELGGQNLPSEVKVEREKLEKGEKLMDNKTAPPSLLPQTSPLPPSQPPPHPHHYSPTGWQGGTATGCQGSWGYARYSGNHHAHQPQHQPPVQQQQLPSVYNPPSSRHSSSSHPPYLPHPHKEYLPRYAAGGGERAAAGVRVEYGGREIGRDFSASSGSNSSTSGGMGGPNGVQGREFGGQNREYPGLGPQGSGRDPPMGPGGREFGPGGFRERERDRDREMEGERDVGGREFSLQNRNENQNREFGPTSAGGGRGHPRDKEGGRWGEFGGQMREVGGNGNPKTPPQGNPQARPVGYLRPPC from the exons ATGAAAACTCGAACTCACAAAGAATCG ATGCCCATGCGCAGTGGGCGGAGGCGTGGGGGAAGCAAcgaggagaggaggggtagacGTCCGCATCCCAGCCCTTCTCGTGCAGAACGAAACGACAGGCAGACG CAAAGAGCTGCTGGCGAGGAATTGGCTGTCAGTCGCTTCAATCACAGATCGCAAGGCCATGATTCATCAGAGAGTGAAGGGGAGGAACTTGTGCCTCCACCAAAGAGGCAGAAAGTTCAG GATTCTTCCTCTGCCACCAACCCGCCGACTTCAACTCATTCAACTGACAGTACTCCCCCCACTATACCGCCCCCACCCTCGGCTCCCAGACAGTCACGTGACAGTGACAACGAGGATGGCCAATCCCAGGGCAGCCGGAGCTCAGTTGTAGGGAGCTTGGCCAATAGTCTGAGCAGTAGCCTGAGCAGTGGGCGGGACATCGACCAGGACAATCGATCTTCCTCGCCgagtctctctgcctcccctccaGCCAGTTTAGACTCTGACTCAGATGGTCCAGACTCCCCAAAGCAAGGAGAGGGGGAACGGGAGaaaaggaaagagggaggagtggggaagacaggaggagaggaaaggagagcagccagagaggggagaggggaggagtctTGCGGAGATGGAGAAAGgaaggatggaggaatggaggacaGCCCTTCTCTGAAGCTGCCATCCTCCTCCAGCTCTTCCTGTGCTCCTGTTCCCTCTCTCCGCGGAGCAGGGGATTCAGCCAATGACAGCAATAGTGGCAGGAAGTCCTATTTCTCACAGGACTCCAAGCTGGTGAGTAAGATGGAGTATGGACCGGCCAGCGCTGACACTGTGCACGGTGGCAATCGAATGAACTCCAAAGCTAAAGTGCAGTGCGTGACCAAGACAACTGTTGCCGGGGGAGACTATCCCCACGGCAACCCCAACATTCCAcacccccctccaccaccccttcctcctccacctgcGCTGAAACCCTTAGAACTAGGGGGGCAGAACCTGCCCTCAGAAgtcaaggtagagagagagaaattggagAAAGGTGAGAAACTGATGGACAACAAGACGGCTCCTCCCTCTCTGTTACCCCAAACCAGCCCCTTACCCCCCTCCCAGCCCCCGCCCCACCCCCACCACTACAGCCCCACCGGCTGGCAGGGAGGCACGGCAACCGGTTGCCAGGGGAGTTGGGGCTACGCCCGTTACTCCGGTAACCACCACGCTCACCAGCCGCAGCACCAACCACCAGTGCAGCAGCAGCAACTGCCATCCGTCTACAACCCCCCTTCCTCCCGTCATTCGTCCTCCTCCCACCCCCCTTacctcccccacccccacaaGGAATACCTCCCCAGGTACGCTgctgggggaggggagagggcggCGGCCGGCGTGAGGGTGGAGTATGGGGGGAGGGAGATAGGTAGGGATTTCTCGGCTAGTAGTGGTAGTAACAGCAGCACTTCTGGTGGGATGGGGGGTCCTAATGGGGTCCAAGGGAGAGAGTTTGGGGGTCAGAACCGGGAGTACCCAGGCCTGGGACCTCAGGGCTCTGGGAGAGACCCCCCCATGGGTCCTGGGGGGAGAGAATTTGGACCGGGGGggttcagagaaagagagagggatagagatagagagatggagggagagagggatgtaggAGGAAGGGAGTTCTCTTTACAGAATCGTAATGAGAATCAGAACAGAGAGTTTGGACCCACCAGtgctgggggaggaagggggcACCCCAGAGACAAAGAGGGTGGGCGGTGGGGCGAGTTTGGGGGCCAGATGAGAGAGGTGGGGGGCAATGGCAACCCCAAAACCCCTCCCCAAGGAAACCCCCAAGCTCGACCAGTGGGTTACCTGCGGCCCCCATGCTAA